Below is a window of Ktedonobacteraceae bacterium DNA.
AACAGGAACGCGCCCTGCTCCAGAAATCGGCGGACGCCGTGAAGGAGCTGGTGCAGGTGATGGGAATTTAGCAGTTAAGCAAGAACAAATAAGCGGTATCTTATAGTGCGCGAGCCATAAGATGCCGCTTATTTGTTCTTGCTTAACCGGCGATATCCTTCTCGAAAAGAACCCTGGTCGGTGTAACCCTCACCAGTAATTCCCCCTGGACGCCGTTGCGTTTACCGTACTCTTCGGCCCTGTCCTCACCCATGTATCTACCGCCGATGCGCGTGGCCCAGAGAAGCAATGCGTTGAGATCATCGCTCAGGTTGGCAGTGCCTTCGACCATGATATAGGCATATGGGGGCGTTTCATCGTCGACGCAGAGGCAAACTCGTGAATCGCGCCGTATATTCGCCGCTTTCACGGTATGCTCGCCGGTGGTGAAGACGATGGTATCGCCATCCAGCATGAACCAGATGGGAACGACGTGCGGGCGACCGTCTTTGCGCGCGGTTGCCAGCTTGCCGGTGCGGGTTCCGTGTAAGAGAAAGTCGCGTTGTTCGTTGGTAAATGTTTGCATAGAAATTGATCTCTTTACTGATGATAGAATGCGCCGATCAGGATTTTACCAGGTTGAAGACATCGGGCGTGCCGGTGCCTGTACCCATGTCATAATATTTTCTCACGGAATAGAAGTCCTTATCAACGACTTACCCACAAATCTGCAATAGCGCTCCGTTGCCGCCTCAATAGCCTGGTTCTGGGCTTCGCTCAATGGAGTGAAGAGTTCTTGCGTAATGATCACAGCATCCTTTTTGAACGAGCGCTTCCACGTACCCACGATCTGGCCATCGACAACGATAGTTGGGCCGAAGATGCCATTTCCCGTTCTCTGGGCATATGACGGGTCAAGTACAGCACTGCGATCTTTATATGCTACGGTATACTCATCATAAGGTGGCAGCAAATAAGCCGTTGAATCTGATACTGTAAGGGATGTAGACCGGGAAAGCCAGTAAACGCGGTTGTCGATAGTCTCCTTGACCAATTGCACCTTGACCATTTCAAGGCTGGCCCTGGCATCAGCTGCCGGCAATCCTGACCACCAGGTAAAATCTTGCAGCGTCGCGGGTCCATGACTTGTAAAATAGCGATGGGCCAGTTCTGCCATGGCCTCTTCGCGTGCGAGCATACGGGAGACGGGCACCAGTTCATCCAGCAGCGCAAAGGTGAATTGCTTGCCGCGCCGCGTGCCAGAGGCGATGACACCTTCCATCTCAGCACGGTGCAAGATAAAGGTGAGGCGCAGGCCGGCGGTAGAAATACCTTCCCGTTGCAAAGCCGCGGCCAGCTCCTGGCGAGTAAGTTGTTTGCCGCCCTGAAGCGTTTTCGTGAAGATAGCGTTGCACCTGGCAAAGGTTGCCTCGTCCAGTTCGAACCGGCGATACCAGGAAGCCATGCTTGCAATCCTTCCCGGCGCCATCAACGCGAGCAGCCAGCGAATATCCTCTGAGGCGACATAATGCCACGTATCGCGCATAGGATGCGTGCGCACTATGTCGCCATTGGCTATGGCCTGCTCAATATCTGCCTCAACCGCGTTTCGCATACGCAGTCCAAGCGCCCAGAGCGAGCCGAGATAGTCCTGCGCCTGGACTGCGCCAAGCCAGTGAACGACCCCGGCGGGTTTTTCAAGCGTTTGTTGGGCAATGAGCTGGTTGTGCAGGCGCAGGCGCGCAATATCCAGATTTACCATAGTAGTAGTCATGCCTTTCCCTCTCTCATCTCAACTCAATGGCCATTCTTCATAACTCAAAGTATATCCTGTAAGGAGGACAGAATCGGCCCTTGTTTGGATCGGAGAGTTTGCCTACCATCGGAATCATGGTCATTGAGGCCAGGATATAGGCCGTCACGACCCGGCTATAGCGATCAAGACCGTGCAATTGCGCGATGATGCGCGGCATAGCAGTGCTGACAATCGCCTGGTCAAGCGCCTCCAGGAAGAGCGTCAGCATCAGGGCGCTCATCACAGAGATGAGCGCAAAGCCTCGCAGTCGAAGCTTGCCGGTGGACTCAAGAGGAACAGATGCGGAAGTCATCGGTTCGTTCCTCTCTCTCATTTGACTTGACGTTTTTCATATTCAAAGTATATCCTGAAAGGAGGACATAATTGGCCCTCGTTTGAGGGGAAATTAGCGGAAAAATACCGGAAGGTGAGATTTGTCATGTATCATCCAACCAGCCGTGTCCTGGCGGTACTCGAATTGCTTCAGGCCCGGCCATCGATCACCGGCCCTGAGCTAGCCGCGCGATTAGAGATGGACGTGCGCACTGTGCGCCGCTATATCATGCACCTGCAGGATGTAGGAATTCCGGTCGAGGCCAGCATTGGTCGCTACGGCGGCTACCGCCTGCGACCCGGCTTTAAGCTGCCTCCACTGATGTTTACAGAGGAGGAAGCTACAGCTGTCGTGCTGGGCCTGCTGGCAAGCTCATGGTTGGAGGTTGGACAATCACCGGTGGCCATTGAGGGAGCGATGGCCAAAGTCTCCCGCGTTCTGCCGCAGCGGGTCCGCGAGCGCCTGCAAGCCGTTACCACGCACCTGATCCTGCCAACCCAGCAACAAGAATCGCGGCCCGATGCTTCATTGCTGCTCAACCTGAGCGAATCGATTGCGCAGTGCCAGCGTGTAACCCTCGACTATTGTTCTCACGCTAACGAAGTCACCCATCGCAAGGTTGAGCCGTATGGCATCATAGGCTGGCGAGGATACTGGTACCTGGTCGGCTACTGCTGCATGCGCCAGGACTACCGCACGTTTCGCCTGGACCGCATCCAGCAGATAGAGTATCTCACGGAACCTTTTGAACGCGACGAAACGTTCGATTGCCAGGCATATGTGGCGAAGCAGTATGGTAGGACCTCAGGCGGCTTTGACATCAAGGTAGAGTTTCAGGCCCCGCTATCTATCCTGCAACAAAAGATTCCGGCATCCTATGGCTCGCTTACTGCCACTCCAACAGGGACCTTGCTTCAGAGCCAGTATGACGATCTGGACGGCATGGCGCGTTATCTGATGATCCTCAACCTTCCATTCGTCGTACACGAGCCGGTAGAATTGCGAGAAGCACTGCTGCGCCTATCGGAGCAGATGGTGCAGAGGGCGACTGCTCAATAAATTGGAGCAAGCGTGGAGTATCACGAACAGGGTTCCATCCCCTCGTCTCTGCAAACCCGGGTAGCGTTCCAGGAAGGGGCAAAGCGTATTAGAGTTTTCCCGCAGCCGAAATAGCCATATCCAGCGGCAGGGTCAGGCAGCGCACCGCTCCTCCGGCCTTGAGGAACTCGTTTACAGGTGAGACGCACACCTCGTATCCCCAGCGTTCGAGGATGCGTCCGACGCGCGGCGGGCAGGCGGGCATGATGACGACTTTGTTCACCACTACACAGTTTGCGCAAAAGGTTAGCGCCTCATCAAGTTCGAGGACGAGCGGTTCCGGCACGATCTCAGCGATAATTGCATTGCTTTCGCGATCCCAGGCCGCCGGGTTAATGATGGCATGCTGCGTATCGAGCGGAGAAAAGCTGATATCCAGGTGATAGAAACGCTCATCGACGAGCCGGATGGAATGAACCGGGATGTCCAGCAATCGAGAGAGCGCGGCATGAGCGGAACGGCTCGAACGGAATCCATACGCGGCCAGCAGGCAGCCTCCATAGGGGAAAGCGTCGCCGCAGCCTTCAAAGAAGAGATTGCCATCGCCGGTCAGCTCTGCTACTTCACTACCGCGAGCCTGAAACCATTGTGAGGTATAGATTGACTCCGGTTGGCGCTCAGGATGGCGGAAGCGGCTCAAGATGATTCTCCGGCCATCCACCAGGCCGGCATTGGCAACGAAGACCATATCGGGCAGACCTTTCACCGGCTTGATGATTTCGACCGTTGCCCCGGCACGCCGCAGATTGGCCGCCAGGTTCTGCCACTGTTCCATCGCGAGATCGCAATCCGGGCGATCCTCCTGGTGCATCCAGGGATTGATCTCATAAAACACGCCAAAATAGTCTGGCGGGCACATAAGATACGATTTGCCCCAGGATAACGGCGCGGCTTCAAGCGGT
It encodes the following:
- a CDS encoding YafY family protein; its protein translation is MYHPTSRVLAVLELLQARPSITGPELAARLEMDVRTVRRYIMHLQDVGIPVEASIGRYGGYRLRPGFKLPPLMFTEEEATAVVLGLLASSWLEVGQSPVAIEGAMAKVSRVLPQRVRERLQAVTTHLILPTQQQESRPDASLLLNLSESIAQCQRVTLDYCSHANEVTHRKVEPYGIIGWRGYWYLVGYCCMRQDYRTFRLDRIQQIEYLTEPFERDETFDCQAYVAKQYGRTSGGFDIKVEFQAPLSILQQKIPASYGSLTATPTGTLLQSQYDDLDGMARYLMILNLPFVVHEPVELREALLRLSEQMVQRATAQ
- a CDS encoding PPOX class F420-dependent oxidoreductase, whose product is MQTFTNEQRDFLLHGTRTGKLATARKDGRPHVVPIWFMLDGDTIVFTTGEHTVKAANIRRDSRVCLCVDDETPPYAYIMVEGTANLSDDLNALLLWATRIGGRYMGEDRAEEYGKRNGVQGELLVRVTPTRVLFEKDIAG
- a CDS encoding winged helix DNA-binding domain-containing protein, translated to MTTTMVNLDIARLRLHNQLIAQQTLEKPAGVVHWLGAVQAQDYLGSLWALGLRMRNAVEADIEQAIANGDIVRTHPMRDTWHYVASEDIRWLLALMAPGRIASMASWYRRFELDEATFARCNAIFTKTLQGGKQLTRQELAAALQREGISTAGLRLTFILHRAEMEGVIASGTRRGKQFTFALLDELVPVSRMLAREEAMAELAHRYFTSHGPATLQDFTWWSGLPAADARASLEMVKVQLVKETIDNRVYWLSRSTSLTVSDSTAYLLPPYDEYTVAYKDRSAVLDPSYAQRTGNGIFGPTIVVDGQIVGTWKRSFKKDAVIITQELFTPLSEAQNQAIEAATERYCRFVGKSLIRTSIP
- a CDS encoding arginine deiminase-related protein, producing the protein MDNSNLSQKVSSANTPLEAAPLSWGKSYLMCPPDYFGVFYEINPWMHQEDRPDCDLAMEQWQNLAANLRRAGATVEIIKPVKGLPDMVFVANAGLVDGRRIILSRFRHPERQPESIYTSQWFQARGSEVAELTGDGNLFFEGCGDAFPYGGCLLAAYGFRSSRSAHAALSRLLDIPVHSIRLVDERFYHLDISFSPLDTQHAIINPAAWDRESNAIIAEIVPEPLVLELDEALTFCANCVVVNKVVIMPACPPRVGRILERWGYEVCVSPVNEFLKAGGAVRCLTLPLDMAISAAGKL